A stretch of the Theileria equi strain WA chromosome 1, complete sequence genome encodes the following:
- a CDS encoding hypothetical protein (encoded by transcript BEWA_022600A): MNSKQELGHTQGEGLAPANCTMESVIGDYTTVRDRLKSILSPKNIEEFHEILVGIKCNEGIDREVILKIDTLYEEIASGKCIVGDTPLTLMDIAECYIATLISYLHDILAIELILNILLYSNNTHLSNYSEQRLHELIFDFKLVIPLDKLKCKTALLPVLLKSTSLLKKKRISDCESRINTGYELCKEILSSEEFLESIKEEKADLYNYMISLKFDNRSMKELTNKDNWLKTCLQLQHYVGSYSKGMPKFVDNLAKACKWIETKTDFGEEASFFKLITGKFFNPVFQIELLLTYVEEYAGEFYTEPKSSTDIDGFLKLVSNEDIKSVAWIIDTDVLPALLSLVYTKSNIERFKAWIDKVVKSGGKGTLLCKAMIYKLSLIWMNDQRVLTTKYNPIQLKLATMNPIYWHIYESCIQEFVTRNKLMAEIKNLSGESLKDKDCEVLYDFIFSIAINMPCECFFLILLEIMRLVDYDYDVINFTLQMYQSTVFEIFKSNSVRFSRGILEIVCYCRQTFDWGFMNLLIKSIDNLIETESDAFAKQTLATGFIDYLEWKLTQIKSQSSLTNVKLYIPTCNIIAEIFYILHHVIGTDDVLVDIFFLYNEQYKSLNHYNILLLPLFKALEAKFEPLESFSVGDEETPADEAVRSVGAGDVLDLSDKVELSIGLNRDVYGYLLLNDDAEVTTTHIIHLIFAGKMHTSILNAIKLLNNELESLRSQYILDLLLRKFVNRFHGILSLTMPSTFCFHFLQASPGTVTDDSSSTTNEKIADILKSLAIFSGSMVSLHLSGPHIDSIYLILRIILEALKRDDIFIVEFALQAILSIKNLHCYPAFVKELATNKRVEKICPGLYSVMSSTKGAVSGSVSEIETLEDSLIATDVISNIEKAVETVACVKDKLDKGDLKDRSTGLKILKPSIPSPPTDVHIDPIQGTPKSASVFFSIINLASNIRFKQFKVDVPWNQEQLGMSNINATLDDFLNLLRADLNVPPADVESLNIINASFGTKQFIAHVERLVSSGYTDWLLFAIHRYAILHDESVFRDCIVFVSTLGGNRMMDALVRFSAYSINTFLKYLKSCRALLIYRKLLKISGSWLGALTVGRNKPLLTKHLDLKHLIIHAYENGMLTIIIPCVCRLLENITNSKNFKLPNPWTNSILGLLAEICTIKGLKSLLNNEVAALFTNLDFNPATSTCNILRHKVIADADQSPKFGSAIWSYSGSCVSDSKIKIPPIHEEIRLLLKRKIALNPKVSNLSSHVPWHDLILSAVETCYKESVTVIEKTVMTCMITCIEIIKLDFTQETPVDIVKRCISSMSSGLASSLVFVNSRDVLSSILSSQIYEKLAAIISGNSMDPKFHLSSGLEKIPNIPPQNLVEINNVGVEQISRILAKDNIGLVCALVEQLTIELMTRCLEDIVNSWRGSKSIERKLPESLQIHSLDISSRLNLYKKFVYLVPSALTRMQGDAGKADKRHMGLRLPDYFIIPPIDNLPTSLILCKFDEFENRLKEAMKYLLMYPPIVPLATSKFYYTADTPSLLLLSCLPKDHQIFSLLWNMHYLFLRAGDVMECFEVLINKVVKSITDAYKGVCVTTLVYEVELCLLEMLCMDSPNLLNVSSSMLPNLTFGKLILFLRFKLIKMSVLDCYLSNSGDVEFVAKIIYRLIVECSYVTVNDLPLSIQYLNQFDKGTIIHSVGAPIELKKLYERLINYKSEPSDKLRSLRYYMTEPGCSRNGSDVQIAELVNPRYIKMFADYVKGSDADRDRFFLNFTEQPIDGYIASTLLCALQMSYEPVGTEIKFDKVPQITHDAPILDYCNIWSQMVIGFIQNDIFTLQKILHLILTIMNHKICFPLIAKIIENIIANLEGNNAHVSMAHFLISCSPSEMVEFGQYWLPIATSKAFLQHLIASPADWPLCSQILQQAILSPHSNATSITYLIVLLIQSAPEFICGYYLGLCDVLSPRNIKLRNLLTCPAPRNVKLPNPVNFEDTIDVPPMVFTNHIQTILQRTTLKGLTDVFITKPTDKCFFGILRELKLQENLDLMLINHYTLYIGYTLPTLFHKLSNASANSHAITIVNCYKLLERLIHQCKGHIKHILLGSVMLHIRYPNSTTFKFITFIKGLFEKGENSIQEHIILVILERLLTPKPHPWGIVNLLFQLVRDAKYKFWSHIQNNPQVEQHLKKIIQSYLVTNKPNDQAQQMGDH; this comes from the coding sequence ATGAACAGCAAACAGGAACTCGGCCATACTCAAGGCGAAGGCCTTGCACCTGCAAATTGTACTATGGAATCCGTAATTGGCGATTACACAACTGTAAGAGATCGCCTCAAGAGTATACTGTCTCCAAAGAACATTGAGGAGTTTCACGAAATACTCGTAGGAATAAAGTGCAACGAAGGAATAGATCGTGAAgttattttaaaaattgaTACGCTTTACGAAGAAATCGCAAGCGGTAAATGTATTGTAGGGGATACCCCGCTCACTTTGATGGACATTGCAGAGTGCTACATAGCAACATTGATCTCATACTTGCATGATATTTTGGCTATTGAACTAATTTTAAACATCTTATTATATTCAAACAACACACATTTGTCAAACTATAGTGAACAACGCTTACACGAATTGATTTTTGATTTTAAACTTGTCATACCATTGGATAAATTAAAATGCAAAACAGCGCTATTACCAGTACTGCTAAAGAGTACAAGCTTGCTtaagaagaaaagaataTCTGACTGTGAATCAAGGATTAACACCGGCTATGAACTTTGCAAAGAAATTCTATCCAGTGAAGAATTCCTTGAAAGTatcaaggaagaaaaggcTGACTTGTATAACTACATGATTAGCCTCAAGTTTGATAACAGATCCATGAAGGAACTGACAAACAAGGATAATTGGCTCAAAACATGTTTGCAGTTGCAGCATTATGTTGGATCATACTCAAAGGGTATGCCAAAGTTTGTGGATAATCTAGCAAAAGCCTGCAAATGGATTGAGACAAAAACAGATTTTGGGGAAGAAGCTTCTTTTTTCAAGCTAATAACTGGTAAATTTTTTAATCCTGTGTTTCAAATAGAGTTGCTCCTGACATATGTGGAAGAATATGCTGGTGAATTTTACACTGAGCCAAAATCTAGTACTGATATAGACGGATTCTTAAAGTTGGTGTCTAACGAAGATATAAAGAGTGTGGCATGGATCATCGACACCGATGTGTTGCCAGCCTTGCTATCACTGGTATACACCAAATCAAATATTGAACGGTTCAAGGCATGGATAGATAAAGTTGTAAAGTCCGGTGGAAAAGGCACGCTTTTATGTAAAGCTATGATTTACAAACTCTCTCTAATTTGGATGAATGATCAAAGGGTACTTACAACAAAGTATAATCCAATTCAGCTCAAGTTGGCAACAATGAATCCCATTTACTGGCATATCTATGAGTCATGTATCCAGGAATTTGTGACCAGAAACAAGCTCATGGCAGAAATTAAGAACTTGAGTGGCGAATCCCTAAAGGATAAAGATTGCGAAGTGCTCTATGACTTTATTTTCAGCATAGCAATAAATATGCCATGTGAGTGCTTTTTTCTGATACTCCTGGAAATCATGCGCCTAGTGGATTATGACTATGATGTAATCAATTTTACCCTTCAAATGTATCAATCTACTGTTTTTGAGATTTTTAAATCAAATAGTGTTAGATTTAGCCGTGgtattttggaaattgtCTGTTACTGCCGCCAAACATTTGATTGGGGGTTTATGAACCTTTTGATAAAATCCATTGACAACCTCATAGAGACAGAGTCTGACGCATTTGCAAAGCAAACTTTGGCTACCGGATTTATTGATTATCTCGAATGGAAGTTGACACAAATAAAATCGCAATCAAGCTTGACAAATGTTAAGCTTTATATACCCACATGTAACATAATCGCCGAaattttttacattttgCATCACGTCATTGGGACTGATGACGTTCTGGTTGACATTTTCTTTTTATACAATGAGCAATATAAGAGTCTTAATCACTACAACATACTCTTGCTACCACTATTCAAAGCGTTGGAAGCTAAATTTGAGCCACTAGAGTCATTTTCTGTgggagatgaagaaactcCTGCCGATGAAGCGGTACGTAGTGTAGGAGCTGGTGATGTGTTAGATCTAAGTGATAAAGTGGAACTTTCCATAGGGTTAAATAGGGATGTATATGGATACTTACTCCTCAATGATGATGCTGAAGTTACCACTACACATATAATCCACCTCATTTTTGCCGGTAAAATGCATACTAGCATATTAAACGCTATTAAGTTGTTGAATAATGAATTGGAAAGTTTGAGGTCACAGTACATTTTGGATTTGCTCCTGCGGAAGTTTGTAAATAGGTTTCATGGCATCTTGTCTTTAACGATGCCTAGCACTTTCTGCTTTCATTTTCTGCAGGCATCACCAGGGACCGTTACAGATGACTCATCTTCAACGACAAATGAGAAAATAGCTGATATTCTAAAGTCATTGGCCATCTTTTCTGGGTCAATGGTAAGTCTTCACTTATCCGGACCACACATTGACTCTATATATTTGATATTGAGAATAATACTGGAGGCATTAAAGCGTGATGATATCTTTATAGTTGAATTTGCACTGCAAGCGATTTTATCCATAAAGAATTTGCACTGTTACCCAGCCTTTGTAAAGGAGCTCGCcaccaacaagagagttGAAAAAATTTGCCCGGGTTTGTATTCTGTCATGTCTAGTACAAAGGGGGCTGTCTCAGGGTCTGTTTCAGAGATTGAAACTCTGGAAGACTCTCTAATAGCGACAGATGTAATTTCCAATATTGAAAAGGCCGTTGAAACTGTAGCTTGtgtaaaggataaattaGACAAGGGTGACCTCAAGGACAGAAGTACTGGCTTAAAGATATTAAAGCCATCCATACCATCACCGCCTACAGATGTACACATCGATCCCATTCAAGGTACACCTAAATCTGCTAGTGTATTTTTCTCAATAATAAATTTGGCGTCGAACATTAGGTTTAAACAATTTAAAGTTGATGTACCTTGGAATCAGGAACAATTAGGTATGAGCAATATTAACGCTACTCTTGATGATTTCCTGAATTTATTGAGAGCTGATTTGAATGTTCCTCCGGCTGACGTGGAAAGTTTGAACATTATAAATGCGTCATTTGGTACAAAGCAGTTTATAGCTCACGTTGAGAGGTTGGTAAGTTCTGGATATACTGATTGGTTACTTTTTGCAATTCATCGTTATGCAATACTTCACGATGAATCGGTATTTCGCGACTGCATAGTATTTGTCTCTACTTTGGGAGGAAACCGTATGATGGACGCTTTGGTTAGATTCTCTGCATATTCAataaacacatttttaaaatatttaaagtCATGTAGGGCTCTTTTAATATATCGCAAacttttgaaaatatcGGGATCATGGCTTGGTGCCTTGACTGTTGGTAGAAATAAACCACTTCTAACAAAGCACCTGGATTTAAAACACCTGATTATACACGCATATGAGAATGGAATGCTCACAATCATTATTCCATGTGTTTGTAGGCTTTTGGAGaacattacaaattctaaaaattttaaattgcCAAATCCATGGACAAACTCTATTTTGGGTCTCTTAGCTGAAATATGCACTATAAAAGGACTTAAATCACTGCTTAATAATGAGGTTGCAGCACTTTTCACCAATCTGGATTTCAATCCTGCGACTTCTACTTGTAATATATTAAGACACAAAGTAATTGCAGATGCCGATCAAAGTCCAAAGTTTGGATCTGCGATTTGGAGTTACTCTGGATCGTGTGTTTCTGACTCCAAAATTAAGATTCCACCAATACATGAGGAGATTAGGCTGCTACTAAAGAGAAAGATTGCCTTAAATCCAAAAGTATCAAACTTGAGTTCTCATGTTCCTTGGCATGATCTTATTTTGTCAGCTGTAGAAACGTGTTACAAAGAATCTGTTACTGTGATTGAAAAGACTGTTATGACATGTATGATCACTTGCATTGAAATTATAAAGTTGGACTTTACACAGGAAACACCAGTGGATATTGTTAAGAGATGTATATCTTCAATGTCATCTGGACTTGCTAGTAGTTTGgtatttgtaaattctCGTGATGTGTTGTCTTCAATTCTATCATCacaaatttatgaaaagtTGGCAGCTATAATTTCTGGCAATTCTATGGATCCAAAGTTCCATCTTTCGTCTGGTTTGGAAAAGATACCAAACATACCTCCTCAAAATTTGGTGGAGATAAACAATGTTGGAGTTGAGCAGATTTCTAGAATACTTGCAAAGGATAACATTGGACTAGTTTGTGCTCTGGTTGAACAGTTAACGATTGAGCTAATGACAAGGTGTCTTGAGGATATTGTGAATTCATGGCGTGGTAGCAAAAGTATTGAAAGGAAACTCCCAGAATCCCTGCAAATACATTCCCTGGATATATCTTCTCGTTTGAATCTATACAAGAAGTTTGTATACTTGGTACCGTCTGCATTAACAAGGATGCAAGGGGATGCTGGAAAGGCTGATAAACGCCATATGGGTCTCCGTCTCCCAGATTACTTTATAATCCCACCTATTGACAACCTCCCAACATCTCTAATCCTCTGCAAGTTTGACGAATTTGAAAATAGACTGAAGGAAGCTATGAAATACCTTTTGATGTATCCACCTATTGTACCCCTTGCGACTAGCAAGTTTTATTACACTGCAGATACTCCATCTCTACTCCTTCTGTCATGCCTGCCAAAGGATCATCAAATATTCTCGTTGCTATGGAATATGCATTATCTGTTCTTGAGGGCAGGTGATGTTATGGAATGCTTTGAGGTTTTAATAAACAAGGTTGTAAAGTCCATCACAGATGCATACAAGGGCGTTTGTGTCACAACCCTTGTGTACGAGGTGGAACTTTGTCTCTTGGAAATGCTTTGTATGGATTCCCCAAATCTGCTCAACGTTTCTTCGAGTATGCTTCCAAATTTGACTTTTGGTAAACTCATTCTCTTTTTGCGCTTCAAACTCATCAAGATGAGCGTGTTGGACTGCTATCTTTCCAACAGTGGAGATGTGGAATTCGTCGCAAAGATTATTTACAGGCTCATTGTAGAGTGCAGTTATGTGACGGTTAACGATTTACCACTCTCTATTCAGTATCTTAATCAGTTTGATAAGGGAACCATAATACACTCTGTTGGAGCGCCAATTGAGTTGAAAAAACTTTATGAACGGTTGATAAATTACAAGAGTGAACCAAGTGATAAGCTGCGTAGCTTGCGCTACTATATGACAGAGCCAGGATGCTCGAGAAATGGAAGTGATGTGCAGATTGCAGAACTTGTTAATCCAAGGtacattaaaatgtttgcGGACTATGTCAAGGGAAGTGATGCAGATCGTGATCGGttctttttaaattttaCTGAGCAACCGATTGATGGATATATTGCTTCTACGCTATTGTGTGCACTCCAAATGTCATATGAGCCTGTAGGAACAGAAATTAAATTTGATAAAGTTCCGCAGATTACTCATGACGCACCAATCCTTGATTATTGTAATATATGGTCACAAATGGTGATTGGTTTTATTCAAAATGACATTTTTACATTACAAAAAATTCTACACTTGATACTTACAATAATGAATCACAAGATTTGCTTCCCCCTTATCGCAAAAATAATTGAAAACATTATCGCTAATTTGGAAGGAAACAACGCTCATGTATCAATGGCTCACTTTTTGATAAGCTGTTCACCCTCGGAAATGGTGGAGTTTGGTCAGTATTGGCTGCCAATTGCTACTAGCAAGGCTTTTCTGCAACATCTTATTGCATCACCCGCTGATTGGCCACTATGTAGTCAAATTCTACAGCAAGCCATACTATCTCCGCATTCGAATGCTACATCCATAACGTACCTTATTGTCCTCTTAATACAGAGTGCACCCGAATTTATTTGTGGATACTATCTTGGTTTGTGTGACGTTTTATCTCCAAGGAACATAAAGCTTCGTAATTTGCTGACCTGTCCAGCGCCCAGGAATGTAAAGCTCCCAAACCCAGTAAACTTTGAGGATACAATTGATGTGCCTCCAATGGTCTTTACAAATCACATACAAActatactccaaaggacTACATTAAAGGGTCTTACGGATGTCTTTATCACAAAACCAACGGACAAGTGCTTTTTTGGTATTCTAAGGGAGCTTAAACTTCAGGAAAATTTGGATCTAATGCTTATCAATCACTATACGCTATACATTGGATACACCCTCCCTACCCTCTTTCACAAACTCTCAAATGCTAGTGCAAATTCACATGCCATTACAATTGTGAACTGCTACAAGCTCCTAGAGAGGTTGATCCACCAGTGCAAGGGACATATAAAACACATTCTACTTGGAAGTGTTATGCTCCACATTAGATATCCAAACAGCACAACCTTTAAGTTTATAACGTTTATAAAGGGCCTATTTGAAAAGGGTGAAAACAGCATTCAGGAACACATTATACTTGTAATCTTGGAACGTTTGCTCACACCAAAACCACATCCATGGGGAATTGTAAACCTCTTGTTTCAACTCGTAAGGGACGCCAAGTACAAGTTTTGGAGTCACATTCAAAACAATCCGCAAGTGGAACAGCATCTCAAGAAGATCATTCAGTCATATCTTGTCACCAATAAGCCTAATGACCAGGCACAACAAATGGGCGATCATTGA
- a CDS encoding rRNA pseudouridine synthase, putative (encoded by transcript BEWA_022610A) has translation MENANKFQIKPEANVPPIDTSNWPLLLKNYDKLNVRTGHYTPMPNGSSPLCRDLTNYIRYGFINLDKPANPSSHEIVAWIKRILRCEKTGHSGTLDPKVTGVLLVCIDRATRLVKSQQSHGKEYVGIVKFHSTPESRSKVERVLETLTGSLFQRPPLIAAVKRQLRVRTIYQSKLLDYDEEQNMATFWVNCEAGTYVRTLCVHMGLLLGTGAHMQELRRIKSGNITEYDNMVTMHDVLDAQYLYDKTTDESYLRYVISPLEKLLIEFKRIVVKDSCVNAICYGAKLMIPGVLRFENGIELHTEVVMITTKGEAIAIGIAQMPTAVIASVDHGIVAVIKRVIMDRDTYPMRWGYGPRASEKKKLQLAGMLDKHGKPNESTPASWLKSEGFIPPMTGEPVDKRAAETPVDAESVKKVCP, from the exons ATGGAAAATGCCAACAAATTTCAGATAAAACCAGAGGCTAATGTTCCTCCAATTGATACCTCCAATTGGCCTCTGTTGCTAAAG AACTATGACAAGCTAAATGTGAGGACTGGCCACTATACTCCGATGCCAAATGGTTCATCGCCATTGTGCAGAGATTTGACGAATTACATCCGCTATGGCTTCATAAATCTGGACAAACCCGCAAATCCATCATCGCATGAAATCGTCGCTTGGATCAAACGCATCTTACGCTGCGAAAAGACCGGTCACAGCGGTACTCTTGATCCAAAGGTCACTGGAGTTTTGTTGGTATGCATCGATAGGGCCACAAGACTCGTCAAATCGCAACAGAGCCATGGAAAGGAATACGTTGGTATCGTAAAGTTCCATTCTACTCCAGAGAGCCGCTCAAAAGTAGAACGG GTTCTGGAAACATTGACTGGATCATTGTTCCAACGTCCTCCACTTATTGCGGCCGTAAAACGACAGTTGCGTGTCCGTACAATATACCAATCGAAGCTTTTGGACTATGACGAAGAACAAAACATGGCAACATTCTGGGTGAACTGCGAAGCTGGAACTTACGTAAGAACCCTCTGCGTTCACATGGGCCTTCTTCTTGGCACAGGAGCCCATATGCAAGAACTGCGCAGAAttaaatctggaaatattACAGAATACGACAACATGGTCACCATGCATGACGTTTTGGATGCTCAATATTTGTACGATAAAACAACAGACGAATCCTATCTCAGATACGTCATATCTCCCTTGGAAAAATTGTTGATTGAGTTCAAAAGGATCGTAGTCAAGGATAGCTGTGTCAATGCCATTTGCTACGGAGCCAAACTCATGATACCCGGAGTTCTAAGATTTGAAAATGGCATTGAGCTACACACGGAGGTCGTTATGATTACTACGAAAGGAGAGGCTATAGCAATCGGAATCGCCCAAATGCCTACAGCAGTAATTGCCTCTGTGGATCATGGTATAGTTGCCGTCATAAAGAGGGTTATTATGGACCGTGACACATATCCTATGCGTTGGGGATATGGGCCAAGGGCTTcggaaaagaagaagttaCAACTGGCAGGAATGCTTGATAAGCATGGAAAACCAAACGAATCTACTCCCGCATCATGGCTCAAATCTGAAGGCTTTATACCTCCAATGACCGGTGAACCTGTAGATAAGAGAGCTGCTGAAACACCTGTGGATGCAGAAAGTGTAAAAAAAGTATGCCCATAA
- a CDS encoding ATP-dependent DNA helicase, RecQ family member protein (encoded by transcript BEWA_022620A), with product MGFPLDKIVINNDIINNYDENFAGLSQGIKEATKPEESHTDCPRTDYPLYCIRYHEFEAFIEGNQETGIQPFQRRPCGHQTSFVEFSRDEVTYERGYSKGSGFVTTSEPSAAIPPKERYRHLTPEDDESYGDVDISTALANSDEWNREFPWTKLVHEINRDVFKNVAFRPNQLEAINCLLDGNDTFVVIPTGGGKSLCFQLPAVVDHYMQKNCLTVVIMPLISLIHDQMKRLKNLGIGCRALVGELTWSERKGIYDDISENTESVSILFLTPEGLTTSKNLLDLLHQLDKARRLSRFVLDEVHCVSQWGNDFRPNYGAMGLIKHDFPHLPVCALTATATESVMRDVIKKLRLRNPIIFKSDFNRKNLRYEVIKKDKQSKRAVNGLIELITNRFMDQCGIVYCLSCREAEDVANALSSHVTSCYYHAQINMVTRNRIYHDWIEGRVNVIVATLAFGMGIDKPDVRFVIHFSMPKSLENYFQESGRAGRDGKLSVCVLLYEFHDSQRLLTLTQGVSAQGSQESEQQMVNRKQILSMVNYCEDNITCRRILLLKYFGQDFNAKCDVPCDNCSDTTNKLFTYRDCKEYTSYICQCMLYNRKSQSHFTLNTLHKLLFSRSDNDNPLNGYLRKCGFNPETGMILLKQMLVHQMIMERVVKVNNLAYPLYYIKVNPQFRALSAHLTRVKIPTKPKESEDSADNKKPTKRKQEKTRGVSTSSNGLSESTTAGSKPAKKPRVPKPPKEKVPKVKAPKVPKEKVQKEKPKPVKVKKAATKKTTPSTNTNKGVKKTKTPKAETKPRAKATKKQAKSQSDV from the coding sequence ATGGGATTTCCCTTGGATAAGATTGTAATAAACAACGATATCATCAACAATTATGATGAGAACTTTGCAGGTTTATCACAAGGAATAAAGGAAGCGACCAAGCCGGAAGAATCGCACACAGACTGTCCAAGGACAGACTACCCTCTCTACTGTATAAGATATCATGAGTTTGAAGCGTTTATAGAAGGTAACCAGGAGACTGGAATCCAACCCTTTCAGAGAAGACCATGCGGACACCAGACTTCCTTCGTCGAATTTAGCAGGGATGAAGTTACGTATGAGAGGGGATATAGTAAGGGTTCTGGGTTTGTTACTACCTCTGAACCTAGCGCTGCAATCCCGCCGAAGGAAAGGTACCGGCATCTAACACCCGAAGACGATGAAAGCTACGGTGATGTGGATATAAGCACTGCACTTGCAAATTCGGACGAGTGGAATCGTGAATTCCCATGGACAAAGCTAGTACATGAAATAAATAGGGATGTGTTCAAAAATGTAGCGTTTAGACCGAATCAATTAGAGGCCATAAATTGTTTGCTGGATGGAAACGATACGTTTGTTGTAATTCCTACAGGAGGTGGAAAATCCCTTTGTTTTCAATTACCTGCAGTGGTCGACCATTATATGCAAAAAAACTGTCTGACAGTTGTTATTATGCCCCTTATTTCTCTGATACACGACCAGATGAAGAGGCTGAAAAATCTTGGAATTGGATGCAGAGCCTTAGTCGGGGAACTTACATGGTCAGAAAGAAAGGGTATTTATGATGATATTTCAGAAAACACGGAGAGCGTTAGCATTTTGTTCCTAACACCAGAAGGACTAACCACGTCAAAAAATTTGCTAGACTTACTACACCAGCTAGACAAAGCACGGAGACTGAGCAGATTTGTTCTAGATGAGGTGCATTGTGTAAGTCAATGGGGAAATGACTTTAGACCAAACTATGGAGCAATGGGTTTGATAAAACATGACTTTCCTCACCTCCCTGTATGTGCACTAACTGCTACAGCTACAGAAAGTGTTATGAGAGATGTTATAAAGAAATTGCGTCTTAGGAATCCAATCATATTCAAGTCGGACTTTAACAGAAAGAATCTGAGATATGAAGTCATAAAGAAGGATAAGCAATCCAAAAGGGCTGTAAATGGTCTTATCGAACTTATAACTAACAGATTTATGGATCAATGTGGAATTGTATACTGTTTAAGTTGCAGAGAGGCAGAAGATGTTGCAAATGCTCTTTCTTCCCATGTAACATCTTGTTACTATCATGCGCAAATAAATATGGTCACTAGAAATAGAATCTATCATGATTGGATTGAAGGAAGAGTAAACGTGATAGTTGCTACTCTAGCGTTTGGAATGGGTATCGATAAACCTGATGTCAGATTTGTGATTCATTTTTCCATGCCAAAGTCACTGGAAAATTATTttcaagaatctggaaGGGCTGGAAGAGATGGAAAACTTAGTGTATGTGTACTTTTGTATGAGTTTCATGATTCCCAACGACTACTAACTTTAACCCAGGGAGTAAGCGCCCAAGGTAGTCAGGAAAGTGAACAGCAAATGGTCAACCGGAAACAGATTCTATCAATGGTTAATTATTGCGAGGATAATATAACTTGCAGAAGGATACTTTTATTGAAGTATTTTGGTCAGGATTTTAATGCAAAATGTGATGTTCCGTGTGACAATTGTTCAGATACAACAAATAAGCTCTTCACATATAGAGATTGCAAGGAATACACATCTTATATTTGCCAGTGCATGTTGTATAACAGAAAGAGTCAAAGCCACTTTACTCTGAACACGTTGCATAAATTGCTTTTTTCTAGATCTGATAATGATAACCCTCTAAATGGATACTTGAGGAAATGTGGTTTTAATCCGGAAACCGGGATGATACTGCTAAAACAAATGTTGGTGCATCAGATGATCATGGAGCGAGTAGTGAAGGTGAATAACCTCGCATATCCTCTTTATTATATCAAGGTGAATCCACAATTCCGTGCACTATCGGCACATTTGACAAGAGTAAAGATTCCAACAAAACCAAAGGAATCAGAAGATAGTGCTGACAACAAAAAACCCACAAAAAGGAAACAGGAAAAAACACGTGGTGTTTCCACTTCAAGCAATGGGTTATCAGAGAGTACAACAGCTGGTTCTAAACCGGCAAAGAAACCGAGGGTACCAAAGCCACCAAAGGAAAAGGTACCCAAGGTGAAGGCGCCAAAAGTACCCAAAGAAAAGGTTCAAAAGGAAAAACCAAAGCCAGTAAAAGTTAAAAAGGCGGCTACCAAAAAGACCACGCCATCCACCAACACGAATAAAGGAGTcaaaaaaacaaaaacCCCAAAGGCAGAAACCAAGCCTCGGGCAAAAGCAACAAAGAAACAAGCAAAATCGCAATCTGATGTATAA